Sequence from the Thermocaproicibacter melissae genome:
CGCGCCTCGTTTACCGTATGGTCGGACTGTACGGGGAGAATTACCATCTGGTAAATCAAGACTCCCGCGCTGTCCAAAAAAACAACGGTAAAAAAAATTATTAATACGGTAATCAGGCGCTTGTGCTGTGCAGTTTTCTTCTTTTTGTACTTATACCGCATACCGCTGCCTCCGTAATCTCTGACTTGTTTGTTAGTTTCAGAATAGCATTTTGGGGCTTGTTTGTAAAGCAATGGCGATACAAGCCTTGATTTTTGATTTTCCGGTTTAACCGCGAAAAGATATAGTATAATAGCTTTAGAAAAAGCTTCCTGCAAGGAGGAACCTGAATGAAATTTTCAGAAATGCCGTACAAACGCCCCGATTTAGACGCCATCGAACGGGAATATGCCCGCATTACGGAAGAATTCGAGAAAGCCGATTCCGCTGAGAAGCAATATGAGCTGATTCTCGAGCACGAAAAGCTGACCTGCGACTTCGACACCATGTCTACCATCGCGTACATCCATAACAGCATCAACACAACCGACCCGTTTTACGAAAAAGAAATGGCCTTTTTTGATGCGAACAACCCTGTGATGAACAGTTGGAGACAAAAATTCTATGAAGCTGTGAACCGTTCCGCTTTCAAAGAGAAACTTGCGGAACGCACCGGCCAACTTTTCTTTACCAACATCGCCCTTTCTCTGAAATCTTTTTCCGACAAAACCACGGAACTGCAAAAACGGGAAAATGCGCTTGTGACGGAGTACGAGAAACTCCTCGCTTCCGCAAAAATCGACTTCCACGGCGAAACGCTGAACCTCTCGGAGATTCAGAAATATACCATTTCGCCTGACCGCGAGGTACGCCGCGAGGCTTGGACGAAAGCCGCCGAGTTTTTCTCGGAAAACTCCAAGCGGCTCGACGAGATTTTTGACGAACTCGTGAAAAACCGCACGGAACAGGCCCATCGCCTCGGCTATGAGAACTACGTTCAGCTGGGCTACGACCGCCTTGGGCGCAACTGCTACGGGCCGAGAGAAGTGGCGGAATACCGCGAACAGATTGTGCACGAGCTTGTGCCGATTATTACGGACATCAAGAAGAAACAGGCGCAGCGTCTGGGGCTTTCTGCTCTCAAGTTCTGGGACAACGACTGCATCTTCCCGGACGGCAATCCAAAGCCGCAGGGCAGCACCAAGGAACTTGTGGACGCAGCGGAGAGAATGTACAACGAAATGAGCCCGCTGACCGGTGAATTCTTCCGGTTTATGCGAGAAAACGAGCTGTTCGACCTTGAAAGCAAAAAAGGGAAAGCCGGCGGCGGGTACTGCACCAGCATTCCCGGCTACAAGGCGCCGTTTATCTTTTCCAACTTCAACGGTACGGCCGGCGACGTTGAAGTACTGACGCACGAAGCGGGCCATGCGCTTGCCGACTATGTGTCACGCGACATGGTAATTGCGGAAACGCGCACCCCGACTATGGACGCTGCGGAAACGCACTCCATGTCCATGGAGCTGTTCTCACGCCCGTGGGATCCGCTGTTTTTCGGTGACGACACGGAAAAGTTCCACCGCTACCAGCTCGAGGTTGCGCTCGATTTCATTCCCTACGGATGTCTTGTGGACCATTTCCAGACCGCTGTCTACGAACATCCGGAAATGACGCCCGACGAGCGTAAGCAGACATGGCTGAAGCTCGAACACACCTACCGCCCGTGGATTGATTTCGAGGGCATCCCCTATTTCTGCGAGGGCGGCGGATACCAGCGCCAGCACCACATTTACTCCTTCCCGCTGTATTATATTGATTACTGCCTTGCGCAGACAACGGCACTCGAATTCTGGTCCGCCTCCGAAAAGGACTGGAAAGAAGCGTTCACCCGCTACCTCGACTTTGTAAAAGCAGGCGGGACAAAGACGTATGTGGAGCTTGTAAACGACGCCGGGCTGCAACTCCCGTTCCAGCGCGGGTGCATCCGCAAAATCAGCGAAGAAGTATGTCGATTCATTGATTCCGGCAAAGCCTGAGAGTAAAAAATCCCCCGAGCGCATCATAAGCGCTTCGGGGGATTTTCATGTTCTGAAACGATATCAGCCGTTGACAGACTTTGCAATTGCAGAAGCGAAACTGTCAAGCGCAGGCTCGCCGGCGTCGCCGAGAGAGGAACGAATGGAAACCTTGTTTTCGAGTACGCTGCAGTTTTTCAGTTCCTTCTGGACAAATTCCGTCATGAGCTTGCCGGATGTGCATGCCCAGGACCCGTTTTCCATGATGGCAAATGTACGGTTCTGCACGTTGAGGGCTTTCAGGTCGTGCAGATATGTCTGCATCGGCGGGTAAATGCCGAGGTTGTAAGTTACGCAGGCAAGGACAATGTGGCTGAAGCGGAAGCTTTCCGCAATGAGGGTGGAAACGTGCGTGGAAGAGACATCGTAGACTGCCATATCTTTCACGCCTTTTTCGGTCAGCTTCACGGCAAGCGCATCCGCGGCGCGTTCTGTGTTGCCGTACATGGAGCCAAAAACAATCAGAACGCCTTTCTGCTCCGGCTCATAGCGGCTCCATTTATCGTGCTTATCCAGAATGTATTCGAGGTTGGAACGCCACACGAGGCCGTGCAGCGGGCAAATCATCTTGATGTCGAGCTTCTTTGCCTTTTTCAGCAAAGTCTGCACCTGCATCCCGTATTTTCCAACGATGTTCGTGTAATAGCGGCGGGTTTCGTCAATCCAGTCGCGGTCAAAATCGACCTCATCATTAAACAGCTTGCCGTTCAGGGCGGAGAAAGAACCGAATGCGTCTGCCGAGAAGAGCACTCCGTTGGTCTTGTCAAACGTGACCATGACCTCGGGCCAATGCACCATCGGCGCGACAAAGAATGTTACCGTATGGCGGCCGAAGCAGCGGGTATCCCCCTCTTTGACCGGTTCCTCGAAGTGATCCGTGTTTATGCCGAATTGCTTGAGCAGGTCAAATGCCTTGGATGTTGCGATGATTTTCACCTCCGGCCAGCGCAGAAGAATCTCCTGCAGCGAGGCGGCATGATCCGGCTCAACATGATGCATGACGAGATAATCGAGCTTTCTTCCGTTCAGAACGAACTCAAGGTTGTCAAGAAATTGGCGGCAGGCAGACCAATCCACCGTGTCGAACAACACCGTTTTTTCATCGAGAAGCACGTAAGAGTTATAGGAAACGCCGCGCGGAATTGGATGGATATTTTCAAAAAGCGCCAAGCGCCTGTCATTGACACCGATCCAATAAAG
This genomic interval carries:
- a CDS encoding M3 family oligoendopeptidase, which produces MKFSEMPYKRPDLDAIEREYARITEEFEKADSAEKQYELILEHEKLTCDFDTMSTIAYIHNSINTTDPFYEKEMAFFDANNPVMNSWRQKFYEAVNRSAFKEKLAERTGQLFFTNIALSLKSFSDKTTELQKRENALVTEYEKLLASAKIDFHGETLNLSEIQKYTISPDREVRREAWTKAAEFFSENSKRLDEIFDELVKNRTEQAHRLGYENYVQLGYDRLGRNCYGPREVAEYREQIVHELVPIITDIKKKQAQRLGLSALKFWDNDCIFPDGNPKPQGSTKELVDAAERMYNEMSPLTGEFFRFMRENELFDLESKKGKAGGGYCTSIPGYKAPFIFSNFNGTAGDVEVLTHEAGHALADYVSRDMVIAETRTPTMDAAETHSMSMELFSRPWDPLFFGDDTEKFHRYQLEVALDFIPYGCLVDHFQTAVYEHPEMTPDERKQTWLKLEHTYRPWIDFEGIPYFCEGGGYQRQHHIYSFPLYYIDYCLAQTTALEFWSASEKDWKEAFTRYLDFVKAGGTKTYVELVNDAGLQLPFQRGCIRKISEEVCRFIDSGKA
- a CDS encoding FprA family A-type flavoprotein, translating into MHCVRKITEDLYWIGVNDRRLALFENIHPIPRGVSYNSYVLLDEKTVLFDTVDWSACRQFLDNLEFVLNGRKLDYLVMHHVEPDHAASLQEILLRWPEVKIIATSKAFDLLKQFGINTDHFEEPVKEGDTRCFGRHTVTFFVAPMVHWPEVMVTFDKTNGVLFSADAFGSFSALNGKLFNDEVDFDRDWIDETRRYYTNIVGKYGMQVQTLLKKAKKLDIKMICPLHGLVWRSNLEYILDKHDKWSRYEPEQKGVLIVFGSMYGNTERAADALAVKLTEKGVKDMAVYDVSSTHVSTLIAESFRFSHIVLACVTYNLGIYPPMQTYLHDLKALNVQNRTFAIMENGSWACTSGKLMTEFVQKELKNCSVLENKVSIRSSLGDAGEPALDSFASAIAKSVNG